The Gaiella occulta genome has a window encoding:
- a CDS encoding ABC transporter ATP-binding protein, producing the protein MIAVEAATRRFGPVEAVSGASLCVERGEVVALLGPSGCGKTTLLRMIAGFEAPDAGTVSIAGERVAGGGVRVPPERRRVGMVFQDYALFPHLTAAANIGFGVPRGERAARVSFLLALVGLCGLGERYPHELSGGQQQRVALARALAPSPEVILLDEPWSNVDPHLRGELRDEVTAILRPLGVTVVLVTHDREEAFSLADRVALMREGRIVQEGTPEQLYRSPRCRWAATFLGAANFVPGTVAGGVVRTPIGCFAANGTAGATAVDVLVRPELLELAPDPAGAAEVVGREFRGHDVFYRLLLDGVELVSQRPSNEVVPLDARVSIHVHEGAAAIFHRD; encoded by the coding sequence ATGATCGCCGTCGAGGCCGCCACGCGCCGGTTCGGGCCCGTCGAGGCCGTCTCCGGCGCCTCGCTGTGCGTCGAGCGCGGCGAGGTGGTCGCGCTGCTGGGACCGTCGGGCTGCGGCAAGACGACCCTGCTGCGGATGATCGCGGGCTTCGAGGCGCCCGACGCGGGCACCGTCTCGATCGCCGGCGAGCGCGTGGCCGGCGGCGGCGTTCGCGTGCCGCCGGAGCGCCGGCGCGTCGGCATGGTGTTCCAGGACTACGCGCTGTTCCCGCACCTCACCGCCGCCGCCAACATCGGCTTCGGGGTACCGCGGGGCGAGCGGGCCGCCCGCGTTTCCTTCCTGCTCGCCCTCGTCGGCCTCTGCGGCCTCGGCGAGCGCTACCCCCACGAGCTCTCGGGCGGCCAGCAGCAGCGGGTGGCGCTCGCGCGCGCGCTCGCGCCCTCGCCCGAGGTGATCCTGCTCGACGAGCCCTGGTCGAACGTCGACCCCCATCTCCGCGGCGAGCTCCGCGACGAGGTGACGGCGATTCTCCGGCCGCTCGGCGTCACGGTCGTGCTCGTCACCCACGATCGCGAGGAGGCGTTCTCGCTGGCGGATCGGGTGGCGCTGATGCGGGAGGGACGAATCGTGCAGGAGGGGACGCCCGAGCAGCTGTACCGCAGCCCGCGCTGCCGCTGGGCCGCCACCTTCCTGGGGGCGGCGAACTTCGTGCCCGGCACCGTGGCCGGCGGCGTCGTCCGCACGCCGATCGGCTGCTTCGCGGCCAACGGGACGGCGGGCGCGACCGCGGTCGACGTGCTCGTGCGACCGGAGCTGCTCGAGCTCGCACCCGACCCCGCGGGCGCGGCCGAGGTCGTGGGGCGGGAGTTCCGCGGACACGACGTCTTCTACCGCCTGCTCCTCGACGGCGTCGAGCTGGTGTCTCAGCGCCCGTCGAACGAGGTCGTGCCGCTCGACGCACGAGTCTCGATCCACGTGCACGAGGGCGCCGCCGCGATCTTCCATCGCGACTGA
- a CDS encoding iron ABC transporter substrate-binding protein, whose protein sequence is MKIWMGLVALSAVVAIAAGCGGNSSQSGPLTVYSGREEELVKPLLEQFERTAGIKVDVRYGDSAELAATIAEEGGNSPADVFFAQDPGSLGAVEAQLAELPQATLDRVAERFRDSGGRWVGTSGRARVIAYNTDALGEEQVPDSVFDLTDPVWKGKIGIAPTNASFQAFVTAMRLSAGDEKTRQWLVDLKRNDPKTYEKNTPIVEAVAAGEIEIGLVNHYYLYLVKAERPDAPVANHFLAPGDPGALVSVAGVGVLATSDRQDDARKLVDFLLSDDGQRFYGESAEEAEYPLVAGIPARNGLPPLDRLEGPNVDLGSFGGELEKTLELLRRTGYLS, encoded by the coding sequence ATGAAGATCTGGATGGGACTGGTCGCACTGTCCGCCGTCGTGGCGATCGCCGCCGGCTGCGGGGGCAACAGCTCGCAGAGCGGCCCACTGACGGTGTACTCGGGGCGGGAGGAGGAGCTCGTGAAGCCGCTGCTCGAACAGTTCGAGCGCACGGCGGGGATCAAGGTCGACGTGCGCTACGGCGACAGCGCCGAGCTCGCCGCCACCATCGCCGAGGAGGGCGGCAACTCGCCCGCCGACGTCTTCTTCGCCCAGGATCCCGGCTCGCTCGGGGCCGTCGAGGCGCAGCTGGCCGAGCTGCCGCAAGCGACGCTCGACCGTGTCGCAGAGCGGTTCCGTGACAGCGGCGGCAGGTGGGTGGGCACGTCGGGCCGCGCCCGCGTGATCGCCTACAACACCGACGCGCTCGGCGAGGAGCAGGTGCCCGACTCGGTGTTCGATCTCACCGATCCGGTCTGGAAGGGGAAGATCGGCATCGCGCCTACCAACGCCTCGTTCCAGGCGTTCGTCACCGCCATGCGCCTGTCGGCGGGCGACGAGAAGACGAGACAGTGGCTCGTCGACCTGAAGCGGAACGATCCCAAGACCTACGAGAAGAACACGCCGATCGTCGAGGCGGTGGCAGCGGGCGAGATCGAGATCGGCCTCGTCAACCACTACTACCTCTACCTCGTCAAGGCCGAGCGGCCGGACGCGCCGGTGGCCAACCACTTCCTCGCGCCGGGCGACCCCGGCGCGCTCGTGAGCGTCGCCGGCGTCGGCGTGCTCGCGACCTCCGACCGGCAGGACGACGCGCGCAAGCTCGTCGACTTCCTGCTCTCCGACGACGGCCAGCGCTTCTACGGCGAGAGCGCCGAGGAGGCCGAGTACCCGCTCGTCGCCGGCATCCCGGCCAGGAACGGGCTGCCGCCGCTCGACCGGCTCGAGGGCCCGAACGTCGACCTCGGCAGCTTCGGCGGCGAGCTCGAGAAGACGCTGGAGCTGCTGCGCCGCACCGGCTACCTGTCGTGA
- a CDS encoding ABC transporter permease translates to MSRGAGGRRPPLPLALAAGAAVVLLLLPLAYLLIRVASGGGRAVDLLWDTGTLRLAGRTVLLVGGVVAATIAVSVPTAWLVTRTDLPGRRLWSAAAALPLVIPSYVAALCLLGLFGEKGLLQQALGIERLPDPTGYGGALAALTLSTYPYVFLLTRSALRDLDPGQEEAARSLGVGRAGVFVRVTLPSVRPAISLGALLVALYTLSDFGVVSLMRYDALTRAIYLHYRSLFDRTPAAVLSLVLVALTAVALVVERRVRTRGRVHRTSPGAARRAAPVPLGRWKVAALAWCAIVTGAFLALPAFVLGFWLERAIVDDRALELPWAQALSSLAASALAAAWAVAAAVPVAVLALRYPSRGSRTLERLSFAGNALPGLVIALSLVFFAARYAAPVYQTLALLVFAYVTRFFPQALSGVESALHRVDPRVEEAARGLGRGWLSTLVTVTVPLARSGFLAGGALVFLSAMKELPATLLLRPIGFETLATEIWTLTQVGAYSRAALPSLVLIAVSAPVLYLVFADRRPGAHGG, encoded by the coding sequence GTGAGCCGCGGAGCGGGAGGCAGGCGCCCCCCGCTCCCGCTCGCTCTCGCGGCGGGCGCCGCCGTCGTCCTCCTGCTGCTGCCGCTCGCCTACCTGCTGATCCGGGTAGCGAGCGGCGGCGGCCGAGCCGTCGACCTGCTGTGGGACACGGGCACCCTGCGGCTCGCCGGACGCACGGTGCTGCTCGTGGGCGGCGTCGTCGCCGCCACCATCGCCGTCTCCGTGCCGACGGCGTGGCTCGTCACCCGCACCGATCTGCCGGGCCGGCGCCTCTGGTCGGCCGCGGCGGCGCTTCCGCTCGTGATCCCGAGCTACGTCGCGGCGCTGTGCCTGCTCGGCCTCTTCGGGGAGAAGGGGCTCCTGCAGCAGGCGCTCGGCATCGAGCGCCTCCCCGACCCGACAGGCTACGGCGGCGCGCTGGCGGCGCTGACGCTGTCGACCTACCCGTACGTGTTCCTGCTCACCCGGTCGGCTCTGCGCGATCTCGATCCCGGGCAGGAAGAGGCCGCGCGCAGTCTCGGAGTCGGGCGGGCCGGCGTCTTCGTGCGGGTGACGCTTCCGTCCGTGCGCCCGGCGATCTCGCTGGGCGCGCTCCTCGTCGCGCTCTACACGCTCTCCGACTTCGGCGTCGTCTCGCTCATGCGCTACGACGCGCTGACGCGGGCGATCTACCTGCACTACCGCAGCCTGTTCGACCGCACGCCGGCTGCGGTGCTGTCGCTCGTCCTCGTCGCCCTCACGGCGGTCGCGCTCGTCGTCGAGCGGCGCGTGCGCACGCGCGGACGGGTGCACCGCACGAGCCCCGGCGCCGCCCGGCGGGCCGCGCCCGTCCCGCTCGGGCGCTGGAAGGTCGCCGCGCTCGCCTGGTGTGCGATCGTGACCGGAGCGTTCCTGGCGCTCCCGGCCTTCGTGCTCGGATTCTGGCTCGAGCGCGCGATCGTCGACGACCGGGCGCTGGAGCTGCCCTGGGCACAGGCGCTGTCGTCGCTCGCCGCCTCGGCGCTCGCGGCGGCGTGGGCCGTCGCGGCGGCGGTTCCGGTGGCGGTGCTGGCGCTGCGCTACCCGTCGCGGGGCTCCCGCACGCTCGAGCGGCTCTCGTTCGCGGGCAACGCGCTCCCCGGTCTCGTGATCGCGCTCTCGCTCGTCTTCTTCGCCGCCCGCTACGCCGCCCCCGTCTACCAGACGCTCGCGCTGCTCGTGTTCGCCTACGTGACGCGGTTCTTCCCGCAGGCGCTCTCCGGCGTCGAGTCGGCGCTGCACCGCGTCGACCCGCGCGTCGAGGAGGCGGCGCGCGGGCTCGGGCGCGGCTGGCTGTCGACGCTCGTCACCGTCACCGTCCCGCTGGCGCGATCGGGGTTCCTGGCGGGCGGCGCCCTCGTCTTCCTGTCGGCGATGAAGGAGCTGCCCGCGACGCTGCTGCTGCGGCCGATCGGCTTCGAGACCCTCGCGACGGAGATCTGGACGCTCACGCAGGTCGGGGCCTACTCGCGCGCGGCGCTGCCGTCGCTCGTGCTCATCGCGGTGTCTGCGCCCGTCCTCTACCTCGTCTTCGCCGATCGCCGGCCGGGCGCGCACGGCGGCTAG